A window from Elusimicrobiota bacterium encodes these proteins:
- a CDS encoding FHA domain-containing protein translates to MPKLLLKFNAAVIKEVAMEKESVSIGRKPDNDIVIDNPAISGHHCKLTMEGGGYYVEDLESTNGTFVNEKRIKKSGLHHNDVVGLAKHAVVFLNEAEVADAGAPSPSSDATMVLTPQKQAELVAASSAAAKPAGAERSAWLRVIKGAVDAGEYELKGMSTYIGKSDRVQVQIKGSGLFGSAPEVAASVHRKPEGYMLVAVTEGYPVVNGAKVAGSVVLKEGDMIDCGSTTMVFELRD, encoded by the coding sequence ATGCCGAAGCTGCTGCTGAAGTTCAACGCGGCCGTCATTAAGGAAGTCGCCATGGAGAAGGAGTCCGTCTCCATCGGCCGGAAGCCCGACAACGACATCGTCATCGACAACCCGGCGATCTCGGGCCATCACTGCAAGCTCACGATGGAAGGCGGCGGCTACTACGTCGAGGACCTCGAGTCCACCAACGGGACCTTCGTCAACGAGAAGCGCATCAAGAAGTCCGGCCTGCATCACAACGACGTCGTGGGCCTGGCCAAGCACGCGGTCGTCTTCCTGAACGAGGCCGAGGTGGCCGATGCCGGCGCGCCGAGCCCTTCCTCCGACGCGACGATGGTCCTCACCCCGCAGAAGCAGGCGGAGCTGGTCGCCGCCTCCTCCGCCGCGGCCAAGCCCGCCGGCGCGGAGAGGTCCGCGTGGCTGCGCGTCATCAAGGGCGCCGTGGACGCGGGCGAGTACGAACTCAAGGGGATGTCCACCTACATCGGCAAGTCCGACCGCGTGCAGGTCCAGATCAAAGGCTCGGGCCTGTTCGGCTCGGCCCCCGAGGTCGCGGCCTCCGTGCACCGCAAGCCCGAGGGCTACATGCTCGTCGCCGTCACCGAGGGCTACCCGGTCGTCAACGGCGCGAAGGTCGCCGGCTCCGTCGTCCTGAAGGAAGGCGACATGATCGACTGCGGCTCGACGACGATGGTCTTCGAGCTCCGCGACTGA